TTGATAATGATTTGGATGGTAATGAAGATTGCTCGGTGAAAAGAGTACTACTCCCGAACCTTGAAGCACTCATCTTCAGTTTGCATCATCTTTTCCAGTGCCACAATGGAACAGGAAGGTTGTCCTTTTAATAGCGTGTTTCTGTGTTGATTTTTCCTTGGTGTTAAATAACATAGGTTCCATTTGTTTCAAAGTAAAAGGCCatgtaaaaagaaaatttgctagaaaaaataatacaaaaatttaggattttacttgaaaattttccttttacatgTTTTTTTACCTGGAAACAAATGGATCCACAACATCTGTTTACCTATTTGTGATTTCTGCCTGCTTCATTTAGTTTATTCTGCCCATGGATGGTggaagtggatttttttttcacatatcTAAACAACACATCAAACTTTTGGCCAAACTATATTGACTTCAAAATCACAACTCTTCCTAGTGCAGCAGATCTGTCTATCTTACCATGTTAATGTTTTAGACCTAGTATCGTAATTCCTGGATGAAGATGTTTAAATTGTTCATCTCACTGCATTTCCTGGATGAAGATGTTTAAATTGTTCATCTCACTGCATTTGTATTCAgaatttttttgggaggggaaTGGTTGAAATGTTAGAAATAAGTTCCCTAAAAACAGGAAAGGCTAAGCTTAGAGATTTGTGAGGGGAAATAGAAATGTCAGAATCTAAACTGAAGTTGCTGTAGTATTTTAATCATATTCATATCGCATGAGCATCACCTGTTTAATGAATTTCTGTGTGGGATTTGTTGAGGTCATCAGAATTACAAAATTTCCGACTAAAGCACAGAAGGGGATACTACCTTGAACAATTGACCTGATAGTGGCAGCCATAAACCACTGAAGTGATGCAGTAACATTTTTGTTGTACTTATTTTAATGGactaattttaatatatattttttttctatttttagtgattatttgtttttgttgttagAAATTTAAATTTACAGTAAATTATATAATTCACTGACGCAGTTCTTCCTGTAAAGTGTGCCCAAGTCTTACGTGACTTTGGTTTAATTTATCCATTGGGGTTTGGTTAGAATGACGAAGATAGATTATTAGGCGCTCCAGCCTCATCTGTGTACACTTCAACACTGTAATATGTCTAGTGATAAAGAAGAGTCTTAATTACAATTTGTTTGTTATGTGCGAAAATTATGATGTGCCTATCAAAATAAAGTGCCTGTTTACAAATTAACATCTGAATTTTCTGTCAATGACTGTTTTTATCTTTGGATATCACTGCCCCTATAAACACCTATTCTCATTGATATGATTCGATAAAATGGATATCTGTAAACTTCAAACTGGAGTTGTCTTTCAGCATGCATATATCACGGTTAATATAGTAAATCTTTTTTGTTAGCTGTTAATTTATGCTAGAGTGAGCTCTCTAGCTAACATTTTTTTGCTGTAATAGGGGACTCTTCAAGTGTCCTGGAAAGGGGGAGCTTCGGATTTTCAAACTATTGTCAAAATATATTAAGGATCCTTTGACAGCAAGGCCGTTCCTCGATACTTTGCTTCCTTTCCTAgcaagaaaaacacaaaaatatgGTGATAAACATTTTTGAGCTTTCACTATTATCAATTGCCATTGAATTGCATTTTTATACCTAACTGATTATGTTTCTATCTGCAGATGAGTATGTGGAAGGTTTGGAAGTCATTCGACAGATTGCACCAGTATTGGGAGGTGAAACTACAGGAAAAATTCTGAATGCTATCTCTTCGCTTCTTATATATGCTAGACTGGATGTGCGGTTCTCAATCTGCGATCTTCTTGACATTCTCGCTGTGAATGATCCCTCCATAGTCTCGCTGGTACCACCTTTGctgttccatttttcttttgagattTGGAAAAAATGAATTCTCTTTGATTTAGCAAGTTAGTCAATGTTTTTAATCATTCTCTGTGACTGGAATATAGGCCAAACTTGTACGTGAATTGAATGCAATGTCTTCCTCAGAAATAGATGAAGTTGATTATGACACTAGAGTTGGTGCTTATGAGAATATCAACCCGAAGTACTTTGAAATTTCCAGAGAGGAACATGCTATGGTCATCTTGTCACACTGTGTCTATGATATGTCGTCAGAAGACCTGATCTTAAGGCAATGTGGATCCAGTTCATTGCTCTCATTTGTTCAATTTGCTTCCAAAGTTTTGTGCTCTGGGGCCCAGAATTGGCAACAATTGCCTGAATCAGGAGGAACACTTGATCATGATGTTTGTTGGACTAGCGTATCAATTCAACGAATTATAAAAAAGTTCCTTTTGAAGCATATGGGTGATGCAATGGTCAaagaaatttcaattcaaaGGGTATGCATCTTGGAACTCAGGATTTTAAGATGTCCATGCCTAAAAAGTGGACAGGATATGATTTCATTATTGAATGGTTTTTGGATTTCAGGAATGGATTGCTTTGCTACAAGAAATGGTCTTGAAGCTTCCAGAAGTACCAGTCCTAAATTCACTTAAATCTCTGTGCAGTGAAGATGCAGAAGTAGATTTTTTCAACAATATTCTTCACTTACAGGTGGGTTTCTTGTCTCATCCTGCCTTGATGAACATTCGAACAAAATATTCCGTAACCTAACCATTTGATTTGTTCACTTTCATTCTTACAGAAACATAGAAGAGCAAGAGCGTTATTGCGTTTCAGGAACGTTATCAGGGCCGGGGACTTATCAGAGGTAAAAAAATTTACCCATTTTATCTTTAAATGGTTTCTGGATTGCCCAGCCGACGTACTAAGGCTTTGCTATGACATGCAGATTATTGTAAATAAagtttttctccctctcttcttcaacATGTTGTTTGGTGTCCAAGATGGAAAGGGAGAACATATCAGAAATGCATGCTTGGAGACACTTGCTTCTATCACTGGACACATGCAATGGGAATCATACCATGAGTTCTTGATGAGATGCTTTAGGGAGATAACCTTGAAGCCAGACAAAGAAAAGGTTCTATTACGGTTAATATGCTCCGTTCTGGACCAGTTTCATTTTTCAGACAACTGTTATGGCCAAGAGATAGAACATACTGCCTCTGAGGTTTCAAATCCCGTTGTCACTGGAATGGGTTCCTCTCTTGTGTTGCACAGATGTCCTAATTCTACTAAGCCAAGTGATATACAGTCTTGTCTTCATAAAACAGTACTTCCAAAGATACAGAAACTGCTGGATACTGATTCTGGGAAAATCAATGTTACTATTAGCCTTGTAGTGCTGAAGCTATTAAAGTTGTTACCAGTGGACACCATGGACTCACAACTTTCAAGCATCATTCATCGCATTTCTAACTTCCTGAAGAATCGCTTGGAGAGTATACGAGATGAAGCAAGGTCTGCTTTGGCTGCTTGCTGCAAGGAACTAGGCCTGGAATATTTCCAGTTCATAGTTAGAGTCTTGCGAGCAACCCTGAAGAGAGGGTATGAGCAACATGTATTGGGATACACACTCAATTATTTGTTGTCAAAGAGTCTTTCGAGTCctgttgttggaaagctggatTACTGTTTTGAAGAGCTCCTGACAGTCGCAGAGAATGATATTCTGGGGGATGTTGCTGAAGAAAAAGAGGTTGAGAAGATTGCTTcaaaaatgaaagaaacaaagaagcgTAAATCCTTTGAAACACTGAAGCTGATTGCCCAGAACATTACATTCAAAACACATGCTCTGAAGCTGCTCTCACCTATTAAAGCTCACTTGCATAAGCATCTCACACCGAAAATGAAAGCAAAACTTGAAGCAATGTTAAATCACATAGCTGCAGGCATTGAATGCAATCCTTCTGTTGAGCAAACTGAACTATTTATATTTGTGTATGGCCTTATTGAAGATGGGATCACAGAAGAAAATCTGCTAGGTAAAGATTCGTCGGCCATCAATCCCAGTAAACAGTTTGGCTACGAGGttggaagcaaaagaaattCCTCTGAGGGGATTATTGCAGACGTTTCTCAAAATTCACATCTTATTACTGTATTTGCTCTCGGGGTACTGCAAAATCGTCTGAAGAACATGAAGTTTGACAAGAAAGATGGAGAATTGCTGTCTTTGTTGGACCCCTTTGTTAAACTGCTTGGTAACTGCCTGAGTTCCAAGTATGAAGATATCTTGTCTGGAGCTCTGAGGTGTCTTGCTCCATTGATTAGGTTGCCTTTACCGTCCCTTGACTCCCAATCTGACAATATCAAGAGGATGCTTTTGGACATTGCCCAGAAATCTGGAAATACTAGCAGTCCTCTGACTCAGTCCTGTCTAAGATTGCTAACAGTGCTTCTGCGGAGCACTAGCATTACACTCTCCAGTGATCAGCTGCACATGTTGGTTCAATTTCCCCTGTTTGTTGATCTTGAAAGGAATCCTTCCTTTTTGGCCCTTTCACTTTTAAAGGCAATTGTTGGAAGGAAGCTGGTTGTCCATGAGATATATGATCTTGTCACTCAAGTTGCAGAACTGATGGTAACAAGTCTGGTAGAACCAATTCGCAAGAAGTGCAGTCAAATTCTATTGCAATTCTTGCTTGACTATCATCTGTCTAAGAAACGCTTACAACAGCACGTCGATTTTGTTCTTGCAAATCTGAGGTAAGGATCTTAAATCTGCACATTTATGtattatcttatttatttatttaagttcCGTATGTCTTTATAGTGATTtgatcttttcttcttcccccaGATATGAACATTCTTCTGGAAGAGAAGCAGCACTTGAAATGCTTCATGCAATTATAATCAAATTTCCGAAAAGCGTCATTGATGAGCAGGCCAACgtattttttcttcaattagTGGTTTGTTTGGCTAATGACCAGAATTATAAAGTTCGCTCCATGGTTGGTGCAGTGATAAAGCTGTTGATTGGACGAATTAGCCAGCAGTCACTTCATCCTATTTTAGAGTATACTCTCTCATGGTATATGAGTGAAAAGCAAAATCTATGGAGTGCAGCAGCACAGGTAAAATCTCAGTAACTCCTTTTGTAAGTAATACACATTAGTAAGTAGGATTAATTGAATCTTATAAAATCAGATATTTGGGTCAGGTTAATATTTCTAGATCAAGTTCTCATAGATTGGTAATGTTTTCATCAAGCTATTTGGGCAGGATAAAGTTAGAACACCAGCTTTGTGAAATCATATATCAACATGGGTTAGAAATATCCCAAGAATGGACTTCAAATTGGAGTTTACTGTCTGTTGGACTCTTTAAGTCTTACCTTTGTAACACTCTTAAttggaatttcaaaatttaatttgataACTCTATAGAGGAGAGTTTTCTTTTGACATGTGGAGAGGGTTAATAGGCCTGATGCCTTGACCTTGCCAGTTTTGGTTGATGTGACATGACTCTTTTGCCTTTTCAATTCAATTTCCACATGTAAGATTCCCCAGCATCAATCCATATTTGTTTGCTATCAGAGTTACAGAAAAATGCCTGCATCTCAAAGCCGGCTTTGCTTTCTTCGTTTGACACAATGGCATTTTTTTACAGGTCTTAGGCTTACTGGTTGAAGCGTTGAAGAAAGGGTTTCAGATACATATCAACAATATATTACCAGTGGCTAAAAACATTTTGAAGTCTGCATTTGATGTTGTTAGAGATAAACAACTGGATTATTCTGATGAAGGCACAATTCCATTCTGGAAGGAGGCTTACTATTCACTTGTTATGTTGGAGAAGATGCTCCTTCAGTTTCCAGAATTGCATTTGGAGAGGGATCTCGAGGTACGTTGCTTTGTAACACAGCATGACTTAAAATTCCTATCTGAATTAGATGATTATTGTTATcagtgtttattattattattttaatttctttgtcAATCTTCCAGTATTCATACTAGAgtatatatattcatatataCACAGCCTAAGGTGATATGTTTGTGGACTTCTATTAGTCgtgaaaaacacaatttttgcAAAGTACTTTTTTACCCAACTCTTGAATCTCAATACTTGAGCCATTAAATTATATATCCTGACTTTATTTCTGGTTTACAAGATCCACACATCATCTTAATTTTGTACAAGAACTTGTTTTAAGTTTTCAGTTTCATTAACTCTGAGAAATAGAAAAAGTAATGATACTTTTGAACATGAAATGAATTATTGATTTCTTGAAAAGTTCTAGTGGATGATCTAGAATCTCAATTGACCCCTTTtcttaaaagaagaaagaaagaaagagtgaGAGTGAAACTGTGAAAGTGAGAGTTCAGCGTAAATAATTCATTCTTGGAAGTTCTTGAATATGCGAGACAATTTTCTGAGGAATGCTAGCCTTGCTGCATTATAACATTATGAGCAATGTTGGACAGATCCCAGGGTTAGCTGTCTAGAGGaacacacacccccccccccccccccctcaaaaaaaaaaaagaggatacaCTAGGGCTTCAACAGTGCGATGTTGGGTTGGGCTTTTTAAAACCCTATCCCAACCTTGGATCCCCTTAGCTTAGCCCAAACCCGCTCTGGCCCTAATTCAGGGCCTAAAAACCTCAACCCAGGCTTACCCTCATTAGCCTTGATTGGGCCAGGCCAGGCTGGGTTGGCGCTGATTGACCTTGACCCTGGGTATGGGGGTTGGGGAGAGGGAGGTAAACACAGGGCATAAGGGAGGGGAAAGGGATGCTGAAGTATGGAAGGAGGCAGGGGACTAGGGGTTGGGGATGGGGAAGGGGGATGCAAGGGTGGCAAGGAGCCACCactagagagaagaagagagagagagtaactgCAGTTGATGACGGAGAATGCATAGCTGACCGGTGAAGATTGAAGAAGCTCACTGGCCATTGTAAACCTTAAAAGGAAGATACAGTGAGagtagaaagtagaaacaaaggagcatagttgtcaaggcgttgcctaggtGCCTTGCTGGTGTTGCCTAGACACCTTGACAGCTACgtgaaggaggaaaaggaaaaattatatcTTTTATGCAATTTAGTGAATTCACATTTTATAGTATAACCTAAAATTGGGCCAGGGCCGACTCAGCCTGAGGCCTCGACCTTGGCCCGTCCCAATCCTATCCTATCTTTGGGCGTGAAAAATCAAACCCTTGCCTGCCTCAATGTTGCAAAATCCAGCCAAGGCATGTTTGGACTCGGGGCGGTCTACCAGGCTCCCATGGCCAAACTTTCACACCTAGGATACACGTGAATTCATGATAGGCTTGGCACAAAATGTGCCTCATTTTGAGCCATATGCTCCATCCTAAACTTTGGTTAGATAGACTGCTTCTTTTTGTCATCTTTTGTGGTCAATTCAACTGTATGGCCCACCTAGAATCAGACTTTTCATTTGTTCTCAACCATTGAACTGTTGCACTTCTCCATTGAGTCCTTACTTTAAAAACGTTCTTTGACCATTTATTGGCCCATGGAAGTTTCCATTTGGGCCTGAAATATTTTAGACAGATAGGGGATAATGGGACTTGTTTGTGCATCAAATTTGAGTGCTATTTGGGCTGCCATGCCGGGTGTGTCACATgcaaggttttaagtattggtatcggtatttGGTGGTATTGTATCTGAGAGGCGTAAGATGCGCTAAAGATACACTTGGAAATGGTTAAGAAACTCATGGAAATGCTATGGATACATgcaaaatacagttttgaagcACCAAACACTGTAAATAAGCAGTATGTAAAATATTTCATGtataaaaggggaagaaaagtaCGACGAGATTCAGCTGATTGATCGTgtataaaggatgaggttttGTAGTTGGAAGTGGTCTTAGTTAAAGGCTGTAACCAAGATGATGTTGTGCATCGAAATGATAATTGTAGTGCACAATGTTTAAAGTAtccataaccttttttttttttttctagaatatagattttttttaaaaaagtacAGAAAAATGAAGCAGTGCATCCATAATGTATTTCATATATTACATGTAATTTTAAATCAACATTGTACTCATCTGCATCAATGTATccataggtttttttttcccgctagaaaataaaaaaaccaacgAATCAGAAAAATGCAGCAAGTACAAAAAAGCATTGGCCTATAATACCTAAAAAGTTGGCTTTAGAAACTGGAAGAAATAATCAGAATTTCAGCTGGTTCCTTTTCAGCTTTTCTCCTCATTACCTAAAGTATCGTTTATGGTTCCTGAATATTGAAATACCTCAAAACTTGTAATGAACTTCTTAGTATTCTTTTCTGAAATCCTCTGctgcttctttcttttccagGAGATATGGGAAGCAATTTCTGAATTCCTTTTGCATCCACACATGTGGTTACGCAACATATCAAGCCGCATTGTAGCCTTATATTTTGCAGCAGCATCAGAGGCTAGTCgagcaaacaaagaaaaatctaaGCAACAGAATTTGTTACTCATGAAGCCAAGTAAACTTTTTGGAATAGCTGTTTCCCTCTGTTGTCAACTCAAGGCACAATTAACTGATGATTCCGCAAACAACATCCTCACTCAAAATCTTGTGTTCACAATATGTCGTGTGCATTCTTTGGTGGGACAAAGGGACTGCATGGATCTTCAGAGTTTCTGGTCTTCCCTCCAACAGCCAGAGCAAGGCCATTTTATTAAGGCTTTGCACTTGCTTGGTtcgagaaaaggaagagatatgTTTGTGTCCCTCACTTCCACTATGAAGCATCAAGGTGATCAAGACAACACTGAGAATCTCCAATCGTTGATTGTCTCTCCTTTGCTCAAGAGAATGGGAAAGATTGCTCTCCAAATGGAAGATATTCAGGTATTTTGATAGAGAGATAAGTATTAACTTCCAAAGTGGCTGGCTCATTTGAAGATAATATTAGAAGTATTCCATTGCAGTGTAAGCAAAAATTTTGTCAAGCCTAGGTAGTGACCCAGAGGCCTTAAGCTACTATGAGATTGCCCGGTTACCTAGGCACTTGCCAAATACATGGGATCACCTAGCCCAGCACCTGTACCGCATCTAGGAAATGACTTTAGACcgcaatatttttattttcctggCTTATACCTTTATGAAATTTAATTAGAACGAGCCATCCTTATGTTCAGACAataaaaaagggcatacccagtgcatgaggctcccgccactgtggggtctgTGGAGgctcataatgtacacagccttacccccactttgaggagaggctgtttccatgACTCGAACCCACGACCACTAGGTCATAATGGAGCAAAATTATGTCCATACAAGATTAAGAAGAAATCTCAACTGTTTTTGCACATCTGACAGTTTTTCTATACTATGTACACAGATGAAGATTGTCTTCAATTCCTTCAGAATGATATCATCTCAGATTGGTCAAGAAGGAAGCCAACAGTATGCATTTCACATGCTACTGCCATTGTATAAAGTGTGTGAAGGATTTGCTGGCAAAGTTATTAATGGTGAGTTTCTACGTTCATTAATTTCTGAACCTAATCTATAATTAATGTAGAAGCTGTGTTGTGCTATAATAATTACGTCTGTTAGTTATGGTGGTGGTCACGGTGAGTTACTTTCTTAACATTGTGAAATAATATAGTTTTTAAGTTCAGAGTGTATAAATTGTATTGGCTATGGCAAGCAATAGACCTTAACATGTGGCATAATTTATTTTGGGAAGTTCCAGTCATGTTTCTGATGGAGGAAGTTTGAAATGTTGAAAACGAAGCTTACCTTGCCTGCCTAATTTGCTTTCAGGCTTTGAGATTTGGTTTATGTCATTCTTCTGATGAATGTTCTCATCTAATTAATTTCCAATTTTCTCTTTGATGCAGTTATAATCcaaacatttttgttttttgttttgttttttcttttggggccAGGAATGTCTGgcattttctctattttccagTATCAACATCATCCATTATGTGCTGCTTTAAGTCTCTTCACTCATTGTAcacttgttttcttttcctttttaaaatgGTATATTAATTACGAAAGAAGAGAAGTTGATGTTAGAAAAGGGTAACATCAAGAAAACTGGGGAGAGATTAAAATTAGGCTTGGTACTCGGCAAGATCTTATTTTGTCAGATCATCTGACACCTtatttacctccctagggactcatgaaaaaataattacagCTATAGATATTACATGTTTATCAGTTTGCATCAGTTTATATGCAGATTAAGACTTTTTTCTCACAGGTTCACTAGGATCAGCAATAACGTCATGCAGTTTTAATCCTTGTTAATCCATTACATGTAATATTTTGGTGATCTCGTTTCACAGATGATGTCAAGCAATTAGCAGAAAAAGTGCGTGAAAGTATACAAAGACAACTAGGCAATGAGAACTTTGTGCGGGTCTACAATGAAATCAGGAGGGGTCTCAAAGCAAAGAGGGACAAGAGGAAGCAGGAAGTAAAGCTTATGGCAGTCATCAACCCCATGCGAAATGCCAAGAGGAAGCTAAGAATTGCGGCCAAGCATAGTGCccacaagaagaggaagataatGTCAATGAAGGGAGGTAGATGGAGAAGTTAGAAAGGGTTACCAACATAGATTAGAATCAGTTCCCTTTTGAGAGGAGTGTTTAGTCTCAGTGTTCAGGTACTCGTTTCCGCCTCTTGTATATTCCTGTGTAGGATATCTGGAACGAGTTTTCATGTGATGCTTCCTGATCCTTCCCCGGATATCTATACTAATTTTTGTTGACTACCGGAATCTTGATTTGGGCCATTCCACTGTTTGTGAGGATATTGTTGTCGAAAGTGCCCAGTAACAAGGATGAGATCTTTATGTAATAAGTATAACCCAGCTTCCCTTAGCAGAGGCAATACATTAATTGTAAACTGAATTCTTGTATCTATGGGGAAAGAAATTTTGTCTAGTGAATCTGCCTCATCTGTTATTCTGTTTGTGACTTGGTATGCCATTTATTTTTAGTTGGaaataagaattttattccACAAAAGCAACTACCCAAACTAATTAGAATGTTTCCTTTCCTGCCTTCTCTGCAGCCAGACCTGTGATGTAGTCTTGCCATTACCATTAAGACAAATGTAGTCTTGCCATAGTAGCTAGGTCATGAGCATCGTGTATGACAGACGTGCAAAAACatcatggatggaattttcatGTTTCATGTTGGGTGGGATGATCATTTTGCCTCGCTTTGTGTTTTGACCCCTACATAATGAGAATGCATACAGAGGCATTGGCattgatgggtttttttttcttctatttattggAGGTCAAGGCAATAAAAATTCGTGTGCTCGTGTTTAGGCATAGGGGCCATGAATTGGGGAAgcaatctttttcccatataaaataggaataaaaacGTTGCTTGGTCATGCATTCTTGTGCCACAGGGGTGCATATTGACGGAAAGACCACGCGACCAGatagaattctctctcccataaatataataatatattatatatcgtttttttttaccataaagGCCTAATTTATTACAAGTAATCTCCATTATTTTATATCTGGGTCTGACTCCATTATTTTACACCAAACATCACTTCATCTCTCTTAGTCTCCCAAGCAACTTCTCACTGCGGGGCGAGAGTTGGAGACACGAAGGTGAAAACTTCTATCTCACGGCTACTACCCTCCATGGAAAGTTTCAGAGCTTGAAATGTTGCAAAGCAGAGGTACCATCAAGTCCCTTCGATGCGAAATGTGTGCTGTACTCTTTGAGAGTAGTTTCCCTGTAGATTGGAGGTTTGTCGATTGACAACTCCTTTATTGGCCCATAAACTCTTGTGGATGGTTCAATACTTGCATTAAAGAAACAGGCAACTGAAACTCTTGTGACCCCTCTGTGAGCAATTACTCGATGTTCAACACTCTTAAACCTGTCATTAGATACAAGCTGCCACAACCACAATGAAGAATCAATTAATTTTATAATCAGATCAAGTTCAAGAACATgtgggaagaaaaaaagggtaataCTTGCCTGCAGAAGATCACCAATGTTGATGATTAAAGCTCCAGGCAATGGGGAAACATCAACCCATTGGTTCTGACAAAGAACTTGAAGGCCACCGATATGGTCTTGCAGAAGGATGGTGATGAAATCATTGTCGGCATGCTTGCTAGTGCCAAGTGTCAGTTCTGGCTCAGGGCATGCCGGATAGTAATGACAGAGAAAAGCATGACTCTCAGCACAACCCATGTCTACCAAGTGTTTGAGGTTAAGCCCCAAAGCCTCTGATAGCAACTCAAACAAAGCAATCCCCAAGCTCCGAGCTTTCTTGGAGTATTCCATCACTATATCTCTACAAATCAATCACACACCATAAACCAACTTGGAATTCAATTCCCCTTatatattttgatgattttaagGTTTTACCTGCAAGCGAGAGGCAGTTCTTGTGGATCGAGAGGTTGAGGGGCCATTGCACAAAACAGTGTATCCCTCCAATCGGCAGCAGGAGATTTGTAGAGATGTAAATTGGAGATATAGACGACCTTCTTGCCAAGAACATCGCGAGTATAGAATTTTTTCTTGACTTCCGTGTCTTGTTCGAAAAACCTTCGAACGCCTTTTAGCATCTCCTCCAATAGACTTACAGGGATTCCATGATTCACTACCTGGAGGAAACCATATGTTTCTGATGCTTGCCGGATCTGATCGACAATTTCATCCCTTAGAGTCGAGGCCCGAGTTGGGTTTCCATTGAATTCGAAATCGAAGGTACCCTCCTTCAGGTTTAAGTCTATGACCGGAATTTTCAAATGGGTCTGACGGCGGTGGCTCTGAATGAAACCCAGCTGAGAGGGCAGATCATGGAGAGCATCAGGTGGGTGGATGAAGATACGAGGGA
This Macadamia integrifolia cultivar HAES 741 chromosome 10, SCU_Mint_v3, whole genome shotgun sequence DNA region includes the following protein-coding sequences:
- the LOC122091884 gene encoding 1-aminocyclopropane-1-carboxylate oxidase homolog 3-like, which produces MKMHILQSPVHTVEEILQNPQKENDKMAAISDADEVSGNSSPTPSYDRIKEQREFDETQAGVKGLVDAGVEKVPRIFIHPPDALHDLPSQLGFIQSHRRQTHLKIPVIDLNLKEGTFDFEFNGNPTRASTLRDEIVDQIRQASETYGFLQVVNHGIPVSLLEEMLKGVRRFFEQDTEVKKKFYTRDVLGKKVVYISNLHLYKSPAADWRDTLFCAMAPQPLDPQELPLACRDIVMEYSKKARSLGIALFELLSEALGLNLKHLVDMGCAESHAFLCHYYPACPEPELTLGTSKHADNDFITILLQDHIGGLQVLCQNQWVDVSPLPGALIINIGDLLQLVSNDRFKSVEHRVIAHRGVTRVSVACFFNASIEPSTRVYGPIKELSIDKPPIYRETTLKEYSTHFASKGLDGTSALQHFKL